The following is a genomic window from Candidatus Neomarinimicrobiota bacterium.
AAATAGTATTCCTAAAATAAATCCCATTTTGATATCACCTACACCCATTGCTTCACGTTTATAGATAATACGACCAATAAATCGTAAACAGAGCAAGAAACCTCCAAACAGTCCAACACCCAGCAGCGTATCCATTATGCCCACATCTATAAATAAATATCGATAACAGATTGAAAATGCTAGCAGTGAATATAAATGAGACTCATAAATGAATTTTTCTTTTAAATCGGTCAGGGCAATGGCTAGTAACATAGTACCCATACCCATTAATAGAATATATGGTAAAAACGACGAATTATGCACATAGAATACTACAGCCAATATCCCCATCACTAATTCAACCACAGGGTATTGCATTGATATGGATTCTTTACATTGTCTACACCGACCCTTTAGCAATAAAAATGAAATTAATGGTAAATTGTCATACCAATGAATTTGCCTATCACATTTTGGGCATTTTGATCTTCCAAAAATGTAATTTCTAGATTCAGTGGTACGAATGGCAAGTACATTCGCAAATGAACCGACACATGCACCTAAAATAAATATTAAGATTTGCAATTGATTACCTATCGCAGATTTTCTGAGCGTTGGAATTCATTGAACTCTGATGAAATTATATACGTAAAACTGTCAGTGACTGTAGACCAGCATTGATCCGAAGCATTCATGTTGAGAATGCTACCATTATTCGAATATATTGAATAGTCCAATACGACCGTACCCGTTCCATCGTTCATCTTCCAAAATCCAAGCAACTGATCGCTGCTAGCATAATCACTAAAATTGATCAGTGAATTAAAATTCAACCCCTGTCGATGCATATAGCCTACGCTTGCATTATTCATTGCACTATTCCATATTCCCACGTTCCGTACCTGACCAGAAAAGAAAATACCCCCCATCATAGGCGTATCCACATATTTACCAATAAAAAAACTACTATTGGCGATCGTTGACCAGTCTACATTGCCACTGGCATTTATTTCATCCATTACTTCCTCATTACGTAAAATCCTGAGCTGATTCCCATCATATACCACAGTGACAAATATCCACTCACTGTCAATAATATTATTAAAACCAAGTGAATAAAAAGTACGTACCTCTGAATCATTCAATGTAACATTGAAATTGAGTCGCGCAACGGTATTTTCAACGATCCGACTAAAGGCGAATTGGAACCCAGCGCCTGGATAGTCATCAAATCTTTTTTGACTAAAACCAAGAACTGGCTCTCCGCTGTAAGGAAGCTGTAAACCGGTGAGAGGTGAGGCAAGATTTTGAGGTTTCATCCAGAGTGATATGGTGAACTGATCTTGAATCTGTTTGAAATGATCATGAGCTCCTAGGTCAGCGAACGTAAACTGTCCTTGGTATCTAGAAGCTTTTTGCTCTAGTCTTTTTAATTGGATAGTACCGGATTCAATCGTTTCAATCTCAAGGATTCCTTCATCGTTAAACGCTGGTAATGTCACGTTTTCAATGAGGGTATTTCCGGAGCGAATATTACTGATCAATTGTGTACGAACGTATTTATTGGCCGCCGTTCGTAGATTCGAGGTCGCAGTCGAGCTTAACAGTAAGAGGATGCCTAATGCGGTAAATGTGATTACTAACGAAAATAATAAAATGATGCCTCCACTTTTTTTCATCTAGTTCAGTCTCCGTACTTTGATATAATGATTCCTCACAATGTTTTCATCAAGGGTAAATTGATAATTGAGGCGAATTTTAGGCATGGTGTTCATCTCAGGAATAATGAATGAATCGGAATTTTCTGGTGATTTGACCGTATTGTCATAATTGTAATACTTGAATTCAGTAACGAGAGTATTCACATTTTTTACTAGAACTTTTTTATCTGAATCATCCACCCGATAG
Proteins encoded in this region:
- a CDS encoding prepilin peptidase gives rise to the protein MQILIFILGACVGSFANVLAIRTTESRNYIFGRSKCPKCDRQIHWYDNLPLISFLLLKGRCRQCKESISMQYPVVELVMGILAVVFYVHNSSFLPYILLMGMGTMLLAIALTDLKEKFIYESHLYSLLAFSICYRYLFIDVGIMDTLLGVGLFGGFLLCLRFIGRIIYKREAMGVGDIKMGFILGILF
- a CDS encoding LamG domain-containing protein, whose amino-acid sequence is MTLPAFNDEGILEIETIESGTIQLKRLEQKASRYQGQFTFADLGAHDHFKQIQDQFTISLWMKPQNLASPLTGLQLPYSGEPVLGFSQKRFDDYPGAGFQFAFSRIVENTVARLNFNVTLNDSEVRTFYSLGFNNIIDSEWIFVTVVYDGNQLRILRNEEVMDEINASGNVDWSTIANSSFFIGKYVDTPMMGGIFFSGQVRNVGIWNSAMNNASVGYMHRQGLNFNSLINFSDYASSDQLLGFWKMNDGTGTVVLDYSIYSNNGSILNMNASDQCWSTVTDSFTYIISSEFNEFQRSENLR